DNA sequence from the Burkholderiales bacterium genome:
CTTCTGGGCGGTGTGCGCGGCCTCCAGCGCCTTCACGTGTCTGCTGCAAAGGAGCGCCACGGAGATCAACCGGTGCCCGCTGCAGCCCGGGGAGCGTCCGGCGGGCTGCCCGAAGCGAGAAGACGCGGGCACTTGCTGAAGCTGCAATTCCTCGGTGCTACCGGAACAGTCACTGGGTCGAAGTACCTGCTGACGGCGGGGCGCCGCAGAATCCTGGTGGACTGCGGACTGTTCCAGGGTCTGAAGCAACTGCGGCTGCGCAACTGGGAGCGCCTGCCCGTGGAGCCGCGCACGGTGGATGCCGTCGTCCTGACCCACGCGCACATCGATCACAGCGGCTATCTGCCGCTGTTCGCGAAGAACGGATTTCGCGGCAAGGTCTTGTGCAGCAGCGCCACGAGAGACCTGTGCGAAATCCTGCTGCCCGATGCAGGTTATCTCCAGGAGGAAGAGGCCGAGTACGCCAACCGGCGCGGGTTCTCCAAGCACTCGCCGGCGTTGCCGCTCTACACACAGGAGGATGCGAGACGCTGCCTCCCGCAACTGGTTTCGATCGGTTTCGACAAGGACGTCGACCTGGGCGGCGGAGTGGCGTTGCGGCTGCATCGCTCGGGCCACATCGTCGGCGCTGCGATGGCCGAGCTGCGCTACCGGGATCTGAAGGTGTTGTTCACCGGAGACCTCGGGCGACCGAACGACCCGCTGATGCCCCCGCCGGCGCGCATCGCGAGGACCGATACCCTGATCGTCGAGTCCACGTACGGTGACCGGCGTCACGACCCCGCCGATCCGCGCGTGCTCCTCGCAGAGATCATCAACCGCACGATCGGTCGAGGCGGGGTGGTGCTCGTTCCCGTCTATGCGGTCGGGCGCGCGCAGTCGCTGATGTACTACTTGCGCGACCTGAAGACGACCCAGGCGATTCCCGACGTTCCGGTGTATCTCAACAGCCCGATGGCGGTGGACGCCACACGCATTTTCCGCGAGCATCCGGCGGACCACCGCCTGACGCCGGAACAATGTCAGGCGATGTGCAGCGTGGCAACGGTCGTGAATACGGTGGAGGAGTCGAAGCGCCTGAACTCGGCCCCCGCGCCGATGATCGTGCTCGCGGCCAGCGGAATGGCCACCGGCGGGCGCGTGCTGCACCACCTCAAGTCTTTTGCACCTGACCCGAGAAACACGATCCTGTTCGTCGGGTTCCAGGCTGCCGGCACCCGCGGTGCCGCGATGCTGAACGGTGCGCACAGCGTGAAGATCCACGGCGAATACGTCCCGGTGCGCGCCGAGGTCAGGGCCATCTCCAATCTCTCCGCGCATGCGGATTCTGCGGAGATCCTGGACTGGCTCGACGGATTCGAATCGGCGCCCCGGCAGACCTATATCACCCACGGTGAACCCACCGCCGCGGACACCCTGCGGCACCGGATCGAGGAAGGCAAGCGCTGGGCGTGCCGGGTGCCGGATTACAAGGAGATCGTGGAACTGAATTGAGCGGCCGCAGCCGCCGTTATGGCCAAATGGGACGGTACCAAGGCCCTCGCTCGTGACCAGAAAAACGAATGCCCCGCGAGAGGGCATTTTGCGCTCGTTCGAGAGAGGGATTGCCAGGGGGTGCGAATGGCTCTCTTGCTCGTGGCCAGAAAACGAAATGCCCCGCAAGGGGGCATTTCGTTTTCTGGCGGAGAGAGAGGGATTCGAACCCTCGATACGGGTTTAAGCCCGTATAACGCCTTAGCAGGGCGCCCCCTTCGGCCTCTCGGGCATCTCTCCGTGTGCTGTGCCACCTCCTGCGCCGCTTCGCTGCGAAAGCGGGCTGTCGTGCTCGTCGTGACGGCCTGAACCGATACGGGCTGGATTCTACCGGTTTTCACCGTGCTTCGGGCGTTTCGTCTCCGCGTGCGCTTCCGCGCATTCCGGGGTCGGCTTCACCGCGGTCCGCCTCTTGCCCTTCTCGCTCCCAGAAGTCGTCACCGGACTCCTGCGCTCAATCGCCCTTGTCCAGTCCGAAGGCCTTGTGCAGCACGCGCACGGCGAGCTCCATGTACTTCTCGTCGATGACAACGGTGATCTTGATCTCCGAGGTCGAGATCATCTGGATGTTGATGCCCTCGTCGGCCAGTGCCTTGAACATCTGGCTCGCCACGCCGACGTGGGAGCGCATCCCCACGCCGACCAGCCCGACCTTGCAGATATCGGCGTCGCCGCGCACCTCCTTGGCGCCGATCAGCCTGGCGACCTGCTTCAGGATCTCCAGCGTGCGGCTGAGGTCATTGCGATGCACGGTAAAGGAGAAGTCGGTCAGATTGTCGGTCGCCACGTTCTGCACGATCACGTCCACCTCGATGTTGGCTCTGGCGATCGGGTCGAGGATGGCGAAGGCGATTCCCGGCCGGTCGGGCACCCCGATGACGGTGACCTTGGCTTCGTCGCGGTTGAAGGCAATTCCGGAAACCAG
Encoded proteins:
- a CDS encoding MBL fold metallo-hydrolase — translated: MKLQFLGATGTVTGSKYLLTAGRRRILVDCGLFQGLKQLRLRNWERLPVEPRTVDAVVLTHAHIDHSGYLPLFAKNGFRGKVLCSSATRDLCEILLPDAGYLQEEEAEYANRRGFSKHSPALPLYTQEDARRCLPQLVSIGFDKDVDLGGGVALRLHRSGHIVGAAMAELRYRDLKVLFTGDLGRPNDPLMPPPARIARTDTLIVESTYGDRRHDPADPRVLLAEIINRTIGRGGVVLVPVYAVGRAQSLMYYLRDLKTTQAIPDVPVYLNSPMAVDATRIFREHPADHRLTPEQCQAMCSVATVVNTVEESKRLNSAPAPMIVLAASGMATGGRVLHHLKSFAPDPRNTILFVGFQAAGTRGAAMLNGAHSVKIHGEYVPVRAEVRAISNLSAHADSAEILDWLDGFESAPRQTYITHGEPTAADTLRHRIEEGKRWACRVPDYKEIVELN